A genome region from Pygocentrus nattereri isolate fPygNat1 chromosome 6, fPygNat1.pri, whole genome shotgun sequence includes the following:
- the plcl1 gene encoding inactive phospholipase C-like protein 1 has protein sequence MSDRECVGDGVCGDGAPDLVPPRMSRGGRRSGVILQGERDPETALLETAKAAPRRSSIIKDPSMAKVSGGRKKTVSFSSMPSEKKVSSAADCLAFMQGGCELKKVRPNSRVYCRFYTLDPDQACLRWEPSKKDGDRARLDISAIREVRTGKSTETFLHNGPSDHLAEEAAFSIIHGDEYQSLDLVALSADVANIWVTGLRYLVSHPGALAVGGGGEGGVGEGSIGSRMRREWLAAEFAQGDEDGHGIVSEDTAVATICKICPGIKEAKVRLRFKEVQRSKEKLTSHVTLEEFQEAYCELCTRPDVYFLLVQLSKDRECLDTQDLRLFLETEQGLPLATSEGCLELLRRFEPSAAGREKGLLGLDGFTRYLQSAECQLFDPEHQCVCQDMSLPLCHYYINASYRSYLLDDQVHGRADLGGLIRALQAGCRCLELGVTDGPDGEPLLGVDHGPDGKHHHHHHHHHHHHYSPVTLRSALEVVNKYAFLTSQYPLLLYLCQRCSPGQQRTLAQHLKKIFGAKLYKPEALPVSLGGRATTLPSPEQLKGRVLLVGKKLPPEEEGSEGEVSEEDEEIGGGGPLAGRRMTIPGEEELGVVLVVPPPPQPRRLRLRRELSDTVAVARTGSRNFYAHRTNAQQSQQHSPPSTPSTPSTPVPPDLPYWTLCSLGEGEAGRLASESPEELVSFTKRYLTRVRPSSVRLDSSNPNPQGYWKGGVQLVALNQQTPGAMLDLNRGRFAQNGGSGYVLRPAVMRDEVSYFSAQSQGCVPGVPPQTLRVKVISAHSLPKPQGSGAKGEVIDPYVVLELHGVPADCAEQRTRTAAQNQDDPLFDETFEFQVNMPELALLRFVVLDDDYIGDDFIGQFSIAFECLQPGYRNVPLLGLAGDPLPHASLFVHVAITNRRGGGKAQRRGLSVRRGARRGREYVTLRNTGIKVLDDTFRPAGAPLKEAADLREDALSATVAFKEQCGLPPVAKLKQCIQSLATRLQGPDGPPGATLILKDGYPCLEPLGNLNDTTRKLLNAYDTMISANRQLIENADGVQERIAQVQKEGMVYHEDLSKLGEKENLKGRKQSKAVESFTWNITVLKGQCDLLRTAKMDALDALRQLVLACEACGLTVTSDLQYTPHSLTPRRGSSHGNGRI, from the exons GACCCATCGATGGCCAAGGTCAGTGGTGGGCGAAAGAAAACAGTCTCCTTCAGCAGCATGccatcagaaaaaaaggtgaGCAGTGCTGCAGACTGCTTGGCCTTCATGCAGGGTGGCTGTGAGCTGAAAAAGGTGCGTCCCAACTCACGTGTCTACTGCCGCTTCTACaccctggatccagaccaggcCTGCCTACGCTGGGAGCCTTCAAAGAAGGACGGGGACCGTGCCCGGCTGGACATCTCTGCCATCCGAGAAGTCCGCACAGGCAAAAGCACCGAAACCTTCCTCCACAATGGCCCGTCGGATCACTTGGCTGAGGAAGCAGCCTTCTCCATCATCCATGGTGATGAGTACCAGTCGCTGGACCTTGTTGCACTATCAGCTGATGTAGCCAACATCTGGGTGACAGGTCTGCGGTATTTGGTGTCCCACCCAGGGGCCTTGGCTGTGGGAGGTGGAGGAGAAGGCGGAGTTGGAGAGGGAAGCATTGGGAGTCGGATGAGGAGAGAGTGGCTGGCAGCGGAGTTTGCTCAGGGAGATGAGGATGGACATGGGATTGTGTCTGAGGACACAGCAGTGGCCACCATCTGTAAAATCTGCCCTGGCATCAAGGAAGCAAAG GTACGTCTACGCTTTAAGGAGGTCCAGCGCAGCAAGGAGAAGTTGACATCCCATGTGACACTGGAAGAGTTTCAGGAAGCTTACTGTGAGCTGTGCACAAGGCCAGATGTCTACTTCCTGTTGGTGCAGCTATCTAAAGACCGGGAGTGCCTGGACACACAGGATTTGCGGCTCTTCTTGGAGACGGAGCAGGGGCTCCCATTGGCCACCAGTGAAGGCTGCTTGGAGCTCCTGCGTCGCTTTGAACCCTCTGCAGCTGGCCGTGAGAAAGGCCTCCTGGGCCTTGACGGCTTCACCCGTTACCTACAGTCAGCTGAATGCCAGCTATTTGACCCTGagcatcagtgtgtgtgtcaggatATGAGCCTGCCCTTGTGCCACTACTACATCAATGCCTCCTACCGCTCCTACTTGCTAGATGACCAGGTGCACGGGAGGGCTGATCTGGGAGGACTCATACGAGCCCTCCAAGCTGGATGTCGATGTTTGGAGCTTGGGGTGACAGATGGCCCTGATGGGGAACCACTTCTGGGGGTTGACCATGGACCAGATGGTaaacaccatcatcatcaccaccaccatcaccatcaccactaTAGTCCAGTCACTCTGCGCAGTGCCCTGGAAGTGGTCAACAAGTATGCTTTCCTCACTTCCCAGTACCCCCTTCTGCTGTACTTGTGTCAGCGTTGCTCCCCTGGCCAGCAGCGTACTCTGGCACAGCATCTCAAGAAGATATTTGGGGCAAAGCTGTACAAACCTGAAGCTCTGCCAGTCAGTCTCGGGGGCCGTGCCACCACACTCCCATCCCCTGAGCAGCTGAAAGGAAGAGTGCTTCTGGTGGGCAAGAAGCTGCCTCCAGAAGAGGAGGGTTCTGAAGGAGAGGTTTCAGAGGAAGATGAGGAGATTGGTGGTGGAGGCCCACTGGCTGGTCGTCGGATGACCATTCCAGGGGAGGAGGAACTTGGGGTTGTCTTGGTTGTGCCCCCACCCCCTCAGCCAAGAAGACTCCGCTTGCGCAGGGAGTTGTCTGATACAGTGGCAGTGGCTCGCACGGGTAGCCGTAACTTTTACGCTCACCGAACCAATGCACAGCAATCCCAGCAGCACTCTCCACCCTCGACCCCTTCCACTCCCAGCACCCCAGTTCCTCCAGATCTCCCTTATTGGACACTGTGCTCTCTGGGTGAGGGTGAGGCAGGCCGGTTGGCCAGTGAGAGCCCCGAGGAGCTGGTGAGCTTCACCAAGCGCTATCTAACGCGAGTGCGGCCTAGTTCTGTCCGGTTGGACTCCAGCAACCCCAATCCGCAAGGCTACTGGAAAGGAGGTGTACAGCTGGTAGCGCTCAACCAGCAAACCCCAGGTGCCATGCTGGATCTCAACCGAGGCCGCTTTGCACAGAATGGAGGCTCTGGCTATGTGCTCAGGCCAGCCGTCATGCGAGATGAGGTCTCATACTTCAGTGCTCAGTCGCAGGGCTGTGTGCCTGGGGTGCCCCCACAAACTCTCAGGGTGAAGGTCATTAGTGCCCACAGCCTGCCCAAACCACAGGGATCTGGGGCCAAGGGTGAGGTCATCGATCCATATGTGGTGCTGGAACTGCATGGAGTGCCGGCTGACTGTGCTGAGCAGAGAACTCGCACTGCTGCCCAAAACCAGGATGACCCACTCTTTGATGAGACCTTCGAGTTTCAG GTGAACATGCCAGAGCTGGCTCTGCTTCGTTTTGTTGTTCTGGATGATGACTACATTGGCGACGACTTTATCGGCCAGTTCAGCATTGCCTTTGAGTGCCTTCAGCCTGGCTACCGGAACGTACCCCTGCTGGGCCTTGCTGGAGACCCCTTACCCCATGCCAGCTTGTTTGTGCATGTGGCCATCACAAACCGTCGCGGCGGAGGTAAGGCCCAGAGACGAGGCCTGTCTGTTAGGAGAGGAGCGCGGCGTGGGAGAGAGTACGTCACCCTGCGAAACACAGGCATTAAAGTGTTGGATGACACCTTTCGCCCAGCCGGCGCTCCACTCAAAGAGGCCGCTGACCTAAGAGAGGATGCACTG AGTGCTACAGTGGCTTTCAAAGAGCAATGTGGGCTCCCCCCAGTGGCAAAGCTCAAACAGTGCATCCAGAGCCTGGCCACCAGGCTGCAAGGTCCCGATGGGCCCCCAGGGGCAACTCTCATTCTGAAGGATGGTTACCCCTGCCTTGAGCCTCTGGGCAACCTGAATGACACCACACGCAAACTTCTGAATGCCTATGACACG ATGATCTCGGCCAATAGGCAGCTAATAGAGAATGCGGATGGCGTGCAGGAGAGGATCGCTCAGGTGCAGAAAGAAG GCATGGTATACCATGAGGATCTGTCCAAGTTGGGGGAAAAGGAGAATTTGAAGGGGAGAAAGCAGAGTAAAGCCGTTGAGAGCTTCACCTGGAACATCACTGTGCTGAAG ggtCAGTGTGATCTCCTGCGCACTGCTAAAATGGATGCTCTGGATGCACTGAGGCAGCTGGTATTGGCTTGTGAGGCCTGTGGCCTGACCGTGACCTCTGACCTCCAGTATACACCACACAGCCTGACCCCCAGGCGGGGCAGTAGTCATGGCAATGGCCGCATCTGA